A genomic region of Sphingobium sp. HWE2-09 contains the following coding sequences:
- a CDS encoding COG4705 family protein: MIKVPAVTLGFWIIKILATTLGETAGDTVSMSMNLGYLAASAIFMAVLGILVACQIRAHRYWAWLYWATIIASTTAGTTMADFATRSLGIGYTGGSLLLLTLVILSLSLWHRALGSISVETVHEPRAELFYWITITFSQTLGTALGDWIADTGGMGYSGAAALFGATLGCLLILYFFTNISRVTLFWTAFILTRPLGAAVGDFLDKPIDHGGLAISRPLASAILLAAIVMLVAILQIAKTRGPAE; this comes from the coding sequence ATGATCAAGGTTCCGGCCGTTACGTTGGGTTTCTGGATCATCAAGATATTAGCGACCACGCTGGGGGAAACAGCGGGCGACACGGTGAGCATGAGCATGAATTTGGGCTATCTTGCCGCAAGCGCCATCTTCATGGCCGTCCTCGGCATTCTGGTGGCCTGTCAAATCCGGGCGCACCGCTATTGGGCTTGGCTTTACTGGGCGACGATTATTGCATCGACCACCGCAGGCACCACAATGGCAGACTTCGCCACGCGGTCGCTGGGTATCGGATATACCGGCGGCTCCCTGCTGCTTCTGACGCTCGTCATCCTGTCGCTTTCACTATGGCACCGCGCCCTTGGATCGATTTCGGTCGAAACGGTACATGAACCGCGCGCCGAACTCTTCTACTGGATCACCATCACCTTTTCGCAAACTCTGGGCACGGCGTTGGGGGATTGGATCGCGGATACCGGCGGCATGGGCTATAGCGGTGCGGCGGCCCTGTTCGGTGCGACGTTGGGATGTCTGCTGATCCTGTACTTTTTCACGAACATAAGCCGGGTGACGCTGTTCTGGACAGCCTTCATCCTGACCCGCCCACTTGGCGCTGCCGTCGGCGATTTTCTCGACAAGCCCATCGACCATGGGGGTCTGGCTATCAGCCGTCCGCTCGCATCGGCTATCCTGTTAGCGGCGATCGTCATGCTCGTCGCGATCTTGCAGATTGCAAAGACGCGTGGGCCAGCGGAATGA
- a CDS encoding glycosyltransferase translates to MIEAVTSAGYRRPVGLVIMGDGRDRRSVRRAAANNPHICLLAPTGNRSSLAETLASTDALVHGCEAETFCMVAAEARASGLPVIVPDSGGAADQAMPGTGLHYRAGQSSDLARVVSEFLNSDPTAYRQRALQGAADVTTMDDHFDRLFDVYAQFEGMRRHAA, encoded by the coding sequence GTGATCGAAGCCGTCACTTCGGCGGGGTACAGGCGTCCCGTTGGTCTGGTGATCATGGGTGACGGGCGCGACCGGCGGAGCGTCCGCAGGGCGGCGGCCAACAATCCCCATATCTGCCTGCTCGCACCGACAGGCAACCGATCGTCGCTGGCCGAAACGCTGGCGAGCACCGATGCGCTGGTCCACGGGTGCGAGGCGGAGACATTCTGCATGGTCGCCGCCGAAGCGCGCGCCAGCGGGTTGCCGGTCATCGTACCCGACAGCGGCGGCGCGGCCGATCAGGCCATGCCCGGTACCGGCCTGCACTATCGCGCGGGGCAGTCGTCCGATTTGGCACGGGTCGTGTCCGAATTTCTCAATAGCGACCCAACCGCCTATCGCCAGCGCGCGTTACAGGGCGCGGCGGACGTCACGACGATGGACGACCATTTCGATCGACTGTTCGACGTCTATGCTCAGTTCGAAGGGATGCGGCGTCATGCTGCGTGA
- a CDS encoding glycosyltransferase — protein MRIVDVCAFYAPQGGGVKTYVERKLRAGQAAGHEIIILAPGPHNAQVSMSGGHIVTLAARRFPLDRRYHYFDDEAALHAMLSRLAPDIVEVSSPWSSAAMVDRWRGSAPRVLIMHADPLSAYAYRWFGSVARRETIDRGFDWYWRHLRRLDRAFDMIISASEGLSTRLRAGGLERVHTIAMGVEPGLFYPGLRNEHLRARLLARCDLDADATLLIGVGRHAPKNAGPR, from the coding sequence ATGCGCATTGTCGACGTCTGTGCCTTTTATGCCCCGCAGGGTGGCGGCGTGAAAACCTATGTCGAACGCAAGTTGCGGGCTGGACAGGCCGCAGGGCATGAGATCATCATTCTTGCACCCGGGCCGCATAATGCACAGGTTTCGATGAGCGGAGGGCATATCGTCACTCTGGCGGCACGCCGTTTTCCCCTCGACCGGCGCTATCATTATTTCGACGACGAAGCCGCGCTGCATGCCATGCTTTCTCGCCTTGCACCCGACATAGTGGAAGTATCCTCGCCCTGGTCAAGCGCGGCGATGGTCGATCGATGGCGGGGCAGCGCGCCCCGTGTCCTCATCATGCATGCCGACCCCCTGTCCGCCTATGCCTATCGCTGGTTTGGATCGGTCGCGCGGCGCGAAACGATAGACCGGGGCTTCGACTGGTACTGGCGCCATCTTCGCCGGCTCGATCGCGCGTTCGATATGATCATCAGCGCAAGCGAAGGCCTGTCCACGCGGCTGCGCGCGGGCGGACTGGAACGGGTTCACACCATCGCCATGGGCGTTGAGCCGGGGCTATTTTACCCGGGGCTGCGCAACGAACATTTACGGGCGCGCCTTCTGGCCCGCTGCGACCTGGACGCCGACGCGACCCTGCTGATCGGCGTTGGCAGGCACGCCCCGAAAAACGCTGGCCCCAGGTGA
- a CDS encoding DUF2141 domain-containing protein, whose product MILTPLLLAASAIPSSPDLGKAAGQCRPGENTSAFLVDVTGLKDRKGRLKLELYPANDADFLADDNVLVAAGKAFARVETGVPATGPVSLCIRAPGPGTYALTVLHDRDSNRRFAVSTDGIGFAGNPRLGLSKPSAAAASAPVGEGPTHLSIRMNYRKGLFSFGPLER is encoded by the coding sequence ATGATCCTGACGCCCCTGTTGCTGGCGGCGTCGGCGATCCCGTCATCGCCCGATCTTGGCAAGGCCGCAGGCCAGTGCCGGCCCGGGGAAAACACATCTGCATTTTTGGTGGACGTCACGGGTCTCAAGGACCGTAAGGGGCGATTGAAGCTGGAACTCTACCCGGCAAATGATGCTGATTTTCTGGCCGACGACAATGTGCTGGTCGCAGCGGGCAAGGCGTTCGCCCGCGTGGAAACCGGGGTGCCGGCAACCGGTCCGGTGTCGCTGTGCATCCGCGCGCCGGGACCAGGCACCTATGCGCTGACGGTGCTGCACGATCGCGATTCCAATCGCCGCTTTGCCGTCTCCACCGATGGCATCGGCTTTGCGGGCAATCCCAGGCTCGGCCTCTCCAAGCCGTCGGCTGCCGCGGCGAGCGCACCTGTCGGCGAGGGGCCGACCCATCTTTCGATCAGAATGAATTACCGCAAAGGCCTTTTTTCCTTCGGACCGCTGGAGCGATAA